One window of the Eucalyptus grandis isolate ANBG69807.140 chromosome 8, ASM1654582v1, whole genome shotgun sequence genome contains the following:
- the LOC104415755 gene encoding magnesium-transporting ATPase, P-type 1, translated as MGRPRTSLPFLSSNVDGGHVGNSIEDGLVQREKPPPREDGFPHVVGRFLQRFMSGNQVDGGLRTEEEEKVYSWLYALARSDKDLVFEYVRSTERGLSFTEAERRLRESGPNAPLEYTFPSWWHLLWNAFFHPFNMILIVLSVLSYITSDNPNGCIMLALVFISVSLRFYQEHSSSKAAMKLSEFVKCPIKVQRCAGRVEQTELIVQVDQKDVVPGDIIIFEPGDLFPGDVRLLSSKHLVVSQSSLTGESGTSDKMADVKENESTPLLDLRNICFMGTNVVSGSGTGLVISTGSKTYMSTIFSNIGKRKPPDDFERGVRRISYVLVGVMLVVVAIIILTEYFTSGELSESVLFGLSVACALTPQMLPLIVNTSLAKGALAMAKDRCVVKSITAIRDMGSMDILCIDKTGTLTMDRAIMVDHLDCWGVKREKVLQFAFLNSYFKTEQKYPLDDAILAYVYTNGHRFQPSKWTKVDELPFDFIRRRVSVILEIESISRDGKSKSSDRFMVTKGALEEVMKVCSFIEKIDSGSTTAFSAKEYQRILDLGEELSNEGLRIIGVAVKRLTKNASGQIKDDDEVTESDMVFLGLITFYDPPKDSAKQALWRLAEKGVKAKVLTGDSRALAIKVCQEVGIRTTHVITGPELELLDQESFHETVQRATVLARLTPTQKLRVVQSLQTVGNHVVGFLGDGINDSLALDAANVGISVDSGASVAKDFSQIILLEKDLNVLVAGVVRGRMTYGNTMKYIKMSVIANVGSVLSLLIATLFLQFEPLTPRQLLVQNFLYSVGQIAIPWDKMEEDYVKTPQRWSRQGLPMFILWNGPVCTVCDVATLLFLWFYYQADVVDMDEFFRSGWFVEGLLMQTLIIHLIRTEKIPFIQETASWPVILSTVVISAIGIAIPCTGIGEVMGFVRLPLSFFGFLVVLFIGYFTIGQIVKRIYIMVYKKWL; from the exons ATGGGGCGGCCCAGAACCTCTCTCCCGTTTCTCTCTTCCAACGTCGACGGCGGCCACGTCGGTAACTCCATTGAAGATGGGCTCGTCCAGAGGGAGAAGCCCCCGCCTCGCGAGGACGGATTCCCACACGTGGTCGGCAGGTTCTTGCAGCGGTTCATGTCCGGAA ATCAAGTCGATGGCGGGTTGAggacggaggaggaagagaaagtgTACTCTTGGCTGTATGCGCTGGCGCGGTCGGACAAGGACTTGGTCTTCGAGTATGTTCGATCCACCGAAAGAG GGTTGAGCTTCACTGAAGCAGAGAGGAGACTGAGAGAAAGTGGTCCCAATGCTCCTCTTGAGTATACTTTTCCAAGTTGGTGGCATCTCTTGTGGAATGCTTTCTTTCATCCattcaatatgattttgatTGTCTTGTCAGTACTTTCATACATAACCAGTGATAATCCTAATGGATGTATCATGCTAGCATTGGTCTTCATAAGTGTCTCCCTTCGATTTTATCAG GAGCACAGCAGTTCTAAAGCAGCTATGAAACtttctgaatttgtcaaatgCCCCATTAAAGTTCAAAGATGTGCTGGCAGAGTTGAGCAGACTGAATTAATAGTTCAAGTTGATCAAAAGGATGTTGTTCCTggtgatattatcatttttgaaCCAGGGGACCTATTTCCTGGTGATGTGCGCCTATTATCCTCAAAGCACCTTGTAGTCAG TCAGTCCTCATTAACAGGTGAGTCAGGAACATCGGACAAGATGGCTGATGTCAAGGAAAATGAGAGCACTCCCCTACTTGACTTGAGAAATATATGTTTCATG GGAACAAATGTGGTGTCAGGAAGCGGAACTGGTCTAGTCATTTCAACTGGATCCAAAACTTATATGAGCACAATATTCTCAAACATTGGGAAGCGAAAGCCTCCAGATGACTTTGAGAGGGGCGTGCGGAGAATATCTTATGTTCTTGTCGGTGTAATGCTAGTTGTTGTCGCTATCATAATCTTAACAGAGTACTTCACATCTGGAGAACTGAGTGAGAGTGTCCTTTTTGGACTTTCTGTGGCATGTGCATTGACCCCTCAAATGCTTCCTCTGATCGTCAACACAAGTCTTGCCAAAGGAGCACTTGCTATGGCCAAGGACAGATGCGTTGTCAAAAGTATAACCGCTATACGAGATATGGGATCCAT GGATATTTTATGTATTGACAAGACTGGTACACTTACCATGGATCGGGCAATTATGGTTGACCATCTTGATTGCTGGGGtgtaaagagagaaaaagtctTACAATTTGCCTTTCTTAACTCTTACTTCAAGACTGAGCAGAAGTATCCTCTTGATGATGCGATATTGGCATATGTCTACACCAATGGCCACAGGTTTCAGCCGTCCAAGTGGACAAAGGTGGATGAGCTCCCTTTTGATTTTATACGCAGACGTGTATCTGTTATTTTGGAGATTGAATCAATTTCAAGAGATGGCAAAAGCAAGAGCAGTGATAGATTTATGGTAACAAAAGGAGCACTTGAAGAAGTGATGAAAGTTTGTTCGTTTATTGAGAAAATTGATAGTGGTTCTACTACAGCATTTTCTGCCAAAGAATATCAGCGGATTTTGGATTTGGGAGAAGAGTTAAGTAACGAGGGGCTAAGAATAATTGGAGTTGCAGTAAAGAGACTAACAAAG AATGCGAGTGGTCAGAtaaaggatgatgatgaggtaACAGAATCAGACATGGTGTTCCTTGGCCTTATAACATTCTACGATCCACCAAAGGACTCGGCTAAGCAAGCATTGTGGCGGTTAGCTGAGAAGGGAGTAAAAGCCAAAGTACTAACTGGTGACTCGCGTGCTCTGGCAATAAAGGTTTGCCAGGAAGTCGGCATCAGAACCACCCATGTCATAACAGGACCTGAACTGGAGCTACTTGACCAAGAATCCTTCCATGAAACGGTTCAAAGGGCAACCGTGCTTGCCCGGCTCACCCCCACACAAAAGCTTCGTGTTGTCCAGTCCTTGCAAACTGTGGGAAACCATGTGGTTGGTTTCCTAGGAGACGGAATCAACGACTCACTTGCACTCGATGCAGCCAATGTCGGCATTTCTGTGGATTCAGGGGCATCGGTTGCTAAAGACTTCTCGCAAatcatattgcttgagaaagatCTAAATGTCCTAGTCGCAGGAGTTGTGAGGGGAAGAATGACTTACGGTAACACGATGAAGTACATAAAGATGTCGGTGATTGCAAATGTAGGAAGTGTTCTCTCCCTCCTTATAGCGACTCTTTTCCTCCAATTCGAGCCATTGACTCCTAGGCAACTCCTTGTACAGAACTTCTTGTACAGTGTCGGCCAAATTGCAATCCCATGGGACAAAATGGAGGAAGATTATGTGAAAACCCCACAGAGATGGTCTCGGCAAGGTTTACCAATGTTCATATTATGGAATGGCCCTGTATGTACCGTGTGCGATGTGGCCACATTACTGTTTCTCTGGTTCTATTATCAAGCTGATGTAGTTGACATGGACGAATTCTTCCGCTCTGGGTGGTTCGTTGAAGGGCTACTCATGCAGACGCTCATCATTCACTTGATTAGAACGGAAAAGATCCCATTCATTCAGGAGACTGCATCATGGCCAGTGATTTTGTCAACAGTTGTAATCTCAGCGATCGGGATAGCGATTCCATGCACCGGAATTGGTGAGGTCATGGGGTTTGTCAGACTTCCCTTATCATTCTTTGGATTTTTGGTTGTGCTCTTCATAGGTTACTTCACTATTGGTCAGATAGTCAAGAGAATCTACATAATGGTATACAAGAAATGGTTATAG
- the LOC104415757 gene encoding 60S ribosomal protein L35a-3, which translates to MVKGRQGERVRLYVRGTILGYKRSKSNQYPNTSLIQIEGVNTQEEVAWYCGKRMAYIYKAKVKKNGSHYRCIWGKVIRPHGNSGVVRAKFKSNLPPKSMGVRVRVFMYPSNI; encoded by the exons ATGGTGAAGGGACGCCAAGGAGAGCGCGTCAG GCTCTACGTGAGAGGGACGATCCTCGGGTACAAGAG GTCGAAGTCGAACCAGTACCCGAACACGTCATTGATCCAGATTGAGGGAGTGAACACCCAAGAGGAGGTGGCATGGTACTGTGGCAAACGCATGGCCTACATCTACAAggccaaggtgaagaagaacgGTTCGCACTACCGCTGCATTTGGGGCAAGGTCATCAGACCTCATGGTAACAGTGGCGTTGTACGGGCTAAATTCAAGTCCAACTTGCCTCCCAAGTCCATG GGAGTGAGAGTCAGAGTCTTCATGTATCCCAGTAACATATGA
- the LOC104415758 gene encoding transcription factor bHLH96: protein MALETVVFQQDPFSCYGGGAWNHHVGSGCFGDDEKTTRVHEAAALNLNAAEAAMNVDRDGGWDVEGGLAGVGASPPPAAPPGTVAGRRKRRRMRIVKNRDEVESQRMTHIAVERNRRKQMNDYLAVLRSMMPPSYVQRGDQASIIAGAINFVKELEQHLQSLKSQKQPAQVNGPRSASPADDHPFSDFFTFPQYSTRASSSHRPEAQPAVADVEVTLVDSHANVKVLSRNQPKQLLKMVHGLHSLRLNVLHLTLTTVQNMVLYSFSVKVEDSSQLTSVNEIATAVYEMVGRIQEEAAFVC from the exons ATGGCCTTAGAGACGGTGGTGTTCCAGCAAGACCCGTTCAGCTGCTACGGCGGCGGGGCTTGGAACCATCACGTCGGGTCCGGCTGCTTCGGAGACGACGAGAAGACGACCCGCGTCCACGAGGCGGCGGCTCTGAACTTGAACGCTGCCGAGGCCGCGATGAACGTGGACAGAGACGGCGGATGGGACGTCGAGGGTGGACTAGCGGGGGTGGGGGCGTCCCCGCCGCCGGCTGCGCCGCCGGGGACGGTGGCGgggcggaggaagaggaggaggatgaggataGTGAAGAATAGGGACGAGGTGGAGAGCCAGAGGATGACCCACATTGCGGTGGAGCGCAACCGCCGGAAGCAGATGAACGATTACCTCGCCGTGCTCCGGTCCATGATGCCTCCTTCCTACGTCCAAAGG GGGGACCAGGCATCAATAATAGCAGGTGCAATCAACTTTGTCAAGGAGCTGGAGCAGCACCTCCAATCCCTCAAGTCCCAGAAGCAGCCTGCACAAGTCAACGGCCCCCGGTCAGCCTCGCCCGCCGACGATCACCCCTTCTCCGACTTCTTCACCTTCCCACAGTACTCGACCCGGGCCAGCAGCTCGCACAGGCCCGAGGCCCAGCCGGCGGTCGCGGACGTGGAGGTGACCCTGGTCGACAGCCACGCCAACGTCAAGGTCCTGTCCCGGAACCAGCCGAAGCAGCTGCTCAAGATGGTGCACGGGCTGCACTCCCTCCGGCTCAACGTCCTCCACCTCACCCTCACCACGGTCCAGAACATGGTGTTGTATTCTTTCAGCGTCAAG GTTGAGGATAGTTCCCAGTTGACCTCGGTGAACGAGATTGCAACTGCCGTGTACGAGATGGTGGGCAGGATCCAAGAAGAAGCTGCCTTTGTGTGCTAG
- the LOC104417779 gene encoding E3 ubiquitin-protein ligase ATL15, which produces MKTTPHWPLIFQAINVSFLSRLVQKLSLELKILGHPLFGYGPFLAQWLLLTESFLGFCTRRIPPLNLLLKMILGRRRRRAAAARTISPETKTNDNCFPDSKTIIWYALGSVLLTGIVCWILVKYYRKRNSSMRRRTDAPILFHTQEDFLDEDQGPPLEHPIWFIRTVGLDQSVIDSITAFEYGKGEGLIEGTECSICLGEFEDGENLRLLPKCSHAFHVPCIDTWLRSHKNCPLCRAPIVRDARNGRISADVEQPGLNNLGSREENSMIESHSNSENTRARVESSESEGQDDGVSTSHMEDGMICDNVNKVPSFCSGESYEVPVPSYLGSEGRRRVTDPETEPTRRSFSADITNSSAEGILKTRVKQTKEGQRRVTDTDTEPTRRSLSADITISAAEGILKTRAKQTKSSNVKVAARQDGECSRVRRAMKFSSFGQSQQKGPVPMNRSLSSGGKVWPSGQTRNQNPANSF; this is translated from the coding sequence ATGAAAACGACACCCCATTGGCCTCTGATTTTCCAAGCAATCAACGTCTCCTTTCTTTCGAGGCTTGTTCAAAAACTCTCACTTGAACTGAAAATTCTTGGCCACCCTCTGTTCGGTTATGGTCCATTCCTTGCTCAATGGCTTCTCCTCACAGAAAGCTTTTTAGGCTTTTGCACCCGCAGGATCCCCCCCCTAAACCTCCTCCTCAAGATGATCcttggccgccgccgccgccgcgccgcagCCGCTAGGACGATATCCCCGGAGACCAAAACCAATGATAATTGTTTCCCAGATAGCAAAACCATCATTTGGTATGCCCTTGGCTCTGTTCTCTTGACAGGGATCGTCTGTTGGATCCTAGTGAAGTACTACCGGAAGCGGAACAGCTCGATGAGGAGAAGAACAGACGCACCGATTCTTTTTCATACGCAGGAAGATTTCTTGGATGAAGACCAGGGGCCGCCCCTAGAGCACCCGATATGGTTCATCCGCACGGTCGGCCTCGATCAGTCCGTCATCGATTCCATTACGGCTTTCGAGTACGGGAAGGGTGAAGGGCTGATCGAAGGGACGGAGTGCTCCATTTGTCTCGGTGAGTTCGAAGATGGCGAGAATCTCCGGCTTTTGCCCAAGTGTAGCCATGCATTTCATGTCCCTTGCATTGATACTTGGTTGAGGTCTCATAAGAATTGTCCTCTATGTCGTGCGCCGATAGTCAGAGATGCTAGGAATGGCCGCATTAGTGCGGATGTGGAACAGCCTGGACTGAACAATTTAGGCTCCAGGGAAGAGAATTCGATGATTGAGAGTCATAGTAATAGTGAAAACACTCGAGCAAGAGTTGAAAGCAGTGAAAGCGAGGGCCAAGATGATGGAGTTAGCACATCGCATATGGAAGACGGAATGATTTGCGATAATGTAAACAAGGTTCCGAGTTTTTGCAGTGGAGAGAGCTATGAAGTCCCTGTTCCAAGTTATCTGGGTAGTGAAGGACGTAGAAGGGTCACGGATCCAGAGACTGAACCAACAAGACGGTCATTTTCCGCGGATATTACCAATTCTTCTGCAGAAGGCATACTAAAAACTCGGGTGAAACAAACAAAGGAAGGACAGAGAAGGGTCACTGATACAGATACTGAACCGACGAGACGATCATTATCGGCTGATATTACCATTTCCGCTGCTGAAGGCATACTGAAAACTAgggcaaaacaaacaaagagtTCGAATGTTAAAGTCGCTGCCAGGCAAGATGGTGAATGTTCTAGAGTGCGCAGAGcaatgaaattttcttctttcgggCAGTCACAACAGAAGGGACCTGTTCCGATGAACCGGTCACTTTCTTCAGGGGGAAAAGTATGGCCATCCGGACAGACCAGAAACCAGAATCCGGCAAATTCATTTTAA
- the LOC104417780 gene encoding ATP-dependent RNA helicase DEAH11, chloroplastic yields MMRKRSVGLRMFGELSEKVKGLSSERELIEKRVMEFKSAMVCIRDHIEGNAVEEALPVFKFESGHVDWSRIHQLILRECKRLDDGLPIYACRQDILQRVYNQQIMVLIGETGSGKSTQLIQFLADSGVGAYGSIVCTQPRKIAAISLAERVRDESIGCYAGNAVVRDLTFSSSQFLKSKLVYMTDHCLLQHYMCDEDLSGISCIIIDEAHERSLSTDLLLAVIKELLGRRSNLRLIIMSATADADQLSEYFYGCAIFHVVGRNFPVDIRYVPPSSARANSTGVIASYVDDVLRMASEINRRERGGTILAFLTSQMEVEWACEKFEDPSVVVLPLHGKLAYEEQLRVFQEYPGKRKVIFSTNLAETSLTIPGVKYVIDSGWVKESKFEPGTGMNVLKVCRISQSSANQRAGRAGRTEPGRCYRLYAESDFVSMPRSQEPEILRVHLGIAVLRILALGINDLREFDFVDAPSDKAIDMAIRNLLQLGAITVIDGTYELTDVGRYLVKVGAEPRLGKLIYSCFHHDLGREGVVLAAVMANASSIFCRVGSDTDKLKSDCLKLQFCHRDGDLFTLLSVYKEWESVPQEKRNLWCWENSINAKSMRRCQETVKEFEDCLRRELNITVPSVWHWDPYKPNKLDDLLKKVILSCLSENVAMYSGCDKLGFEVALTGQHIQLHPSCSLLSFGQKPRWVVFGEIISSSIPYLVCVTAFDFDFLSTLCPPPLFDFDEIESRKLQSRVMTGYGSTLLKRFCGRSNCSLQVLIAHLREECMDERVTVQVDVDQNEVSVFASSQDMKKVFTLVGDSLDCEKKWLLNECIEKCLYHCPGISAPVALFGAGAEIRHLELDKNFLTIDVCHPNVNSVDDKELLVFLEKHTQGSICAIHKFTGSLPDGDDKDRWGRITFATPEAAKRAAEMKEVEFGDAMLKLHPSRSFLGSDNKFYSFPAVKAKVHWPRRESTGLGIVKCDVRDVPILLFHFSNLVIGGQYTRCDVGKYYKGSVVIKGLGKELSEAEILDELRRATDRRILDFFLVRGKFVENPPINKCEEALLREITPFMPKNNPRASHFSVQVYLPEPKETNMKALITFDGRLHLEAAKALEQIDGKVLPGFLPWQKIKCQQLFHTSLSCPAPVYYVIKEQLEDLLANFKEIEGAECHSDRTSNGCFRVRISANATRTVAEMRRPVEELMRGKTVDHPSLTPAVVQILFSRDGITLLKSLRQETGTWILFDRHTLKLNVFGSSEKIAEAEEKLITTLVNLNKSKQLEIRLRGRDLPPDLMKEVVKTFGPNLDGLKEKVPDSEICLNAGRHIIFMKGNKEMKEKVEEIIYDLAKAIGSSSETPNEAVVAAEDSCPICFCEVEDGYRLEGCSHQFCRACLVEQCESAIRNLDSFPICCAHEVCGAPLLVSDLRSLLSAEKLDELFRASLGAYVASSGGLYRFCPSPDCPSVYRVTGPGILPEPFLCGACYAETCTRCHLEHHPYVSCERYREYKEDPDLSLKQWCSGKDHVKECPQCGYTIEKVDGCNHIECKCGRHLCWACLKLFRTSEDCYDHLRSVHMAII; encoded by the exons ATAATGGTATTGATAGGAGAAACTGGTTCGGGGAAAAGCACCCAGTTGATTCAATTTCTTGCTGATTCAGGAGTGGGTGCATATGGTTCCATAGTATGTACTCAACCTCGCAAGATTGCTGCAATTTCCTTAGCAGAGCGGGTCAGAGATGAAAGTATTGGTTGTTATGCAGGCAATGCAGTTGTCCGTGATCTCACATTTTcctcttctcaatttttgaagtCAAAGTTAGTATACATGACTGATCATTGTTTGTTGCAACACTACATGTGTGACGAGGATTTATCTGGGATTTCCTGCATCATTATTGATGAGGCACATGAAAGAAGCTTGAGCACCGATCTCCTTTTGGCAGTAATTAAAGAATTACTTGGCCGGAGGTCTAATTTGAGGCTTATCATAATGTCCGCAACAGCTGATGCAGACCAGCTTTCAGAATACTTCTATGGGTGTGCTATATTTCATGTTGTGGGTAGAAACTTTCCAGTAGATATCAGATATGTGCCACCTTCATCTGCTAGGGCAAATTCTACCGGGGTTATTGCATCATATGTTGATGATGTTCTGAGGATGGCTAGTGAGATtaacagaagagagagaggagggaccATTCTTGCctttttaacttctcaaatGGAAGTAGAGTGGGCTTGTGAAAAGTTTGAAGATCCATCTGTGGTTGTGCTGCCTTTACATGGGAAGCTCGCTTATGAAGAGCAGTTACGAGTTTTCCAGGAGTATCCCGGGAAAAGAAAGGTAATATTCTCCACGAATCTTGCTGAGACATCACTTACCATTCCTGGAGTTAAGTACGTGATCGATTCTGGTTGGGTGAAAGAAAGCAAGTTCGAACCAGGCACCGGGATGAATGTTCTGAAAGTTTGCAGGATTAGCCAAAGTTCTGCGAATCAAAGAGCTGGTCGAGCAGGGAGAACAGAACCTGGACGGTGTTATAGGCTCTATGCCGAGTCTGACTTTGTCTCGATGCCCCGCAGCCAGGAACCTGAAATTCTTAGGGTGCATCTAGGCATTGCTGTTCTGAGGATCCTCGCTTTGGGAATTAATGATTTGCGGgaatttgattttgttgatgCCCCCTCTGACAAAGCCATTGACATGGCCATTAGAAATCTTCTTCAGTTGGGGGCCATTACTGTGATTGATGGTACTTATGAGTTGACAGATGTCGGCAGGTATTTGGTTAAGGTTGGAGCTGAACCTCGGCTAGGTAAGTTGATCTACAGTTGCTTTCATCATGACTTGGGCAGAGAAGGTGTTGTTCTTGCTGCTGTGATGGCAAATGCAAGTAGCATATTTTGCAGAGTTGGTAGTGATACGGACAAGCTTAAATCTGATTGCTTGAAGTTGCAGTTTTGCCATCGTGATGGTGATCTGTTCACTCTTCTGTCTGTTTACAAAGAATGGGAGTCTGTGCCTCAAGAAAAGCGGAATCTGTGGTGTTGGGAGAACAGCATCAATGCCAAATCAATGAGAAGATGCCAAGAGACAGTCAAGGAATTTGAAGACTGCCTTAGAAGGGAACTCAACATTACAGTCCCATCTGTCTGGCATTGGGATCCTTATAAGCCTAATAAGCTTGATGACCTTTTAAAGAAAGTTATACTATCCTGTCTTTCTGAAAATGTTGCCATGTACTCTGGATGCGATAAACTTGGTTTTGAAGTGGCTTTGACTGGTCAGCATATACAATTACACCCTTCATGTTCGTTGTTATCGTTTGGGCAGAAGCCGAGATGGGTCGTTTTTGGTGAAATCATATCATCGTCTATTCCATATCTGGTTTGTGTTACAGctttcgattttgactttttgtCTACACTTTGCCCTCCTCccttgtttgattttgatgagattGAGAGTCGGAAGTTGCAATCGAGGGTAATGACTGGTTATGGCAGTACTCTCTTGAAGAGGTTTTGTGGGAGGTCCAACTGTAGCCTTCAAGTCCTTATAGCACATCTTCGGGAAGAGTGTATGGATGAACGGGTGACTGTTCAAGTTGACGTGGATCAAAATGAGGTTTCAGTATTTGCTTCTTCGCAGGATATGAAAAAAGTTTTTACTCTTGTCGGTGACTCACTGGATTGTGAAAAGAAATGGTTGCTGAATGAATGCATTGAAAAGTGCTTATATCATTGCCCAGGCATTTCAGCCCCCGTGGCACTGTTTGGAGCTGGTGCTGAGATTAGGCATTTGGAACTGGATAAGAACTTTTTGACCATTGATGTATGTCATCCGAATGTTAATTCTGTCGATGATAAGGAGCTTttggtttttcttgaaaaacacaCACAAGGTAGCATTTGTGCCATCCATAAATTCACAGGCAGCTTGCCAGATGGCGACGACAAGGACAGATGGGGCAGGATAACTTTTGCTACCCCTGAGGCTGCCAAACGAGCTGCTGAGATGAAAGAAGTTGAATTTGGTGATGCCATGCTGAAGTTGCATCCATCACGGTCATTTTTGGGAAGTGATAATAAGTTTTACTCGTTTCCTGCTGTCAAAGCAAAAGTCCACTGGCCACGGAGGGAGAGTACAGGTTTAGGCATTGTAAAATGTGATGTCCGTGATGTGCCTATCCTGCTTTTTCATTTCTCCAACTTGGTTATAGGGGGCCAATATACTCGTTGTGATGTTGGCAAATATTACAAGGGCAGTGTAGTGATTAAAGGACTTGGAAAAGAGCTTTCTGAAGCTGAAATTTTGGATGAGTTGAGGAGAGCCACTGACAGGAGAATCCTTGATTTTTTCCTGGTTAGAGGAAAGTTTGTGGAGAATCCTCCAATCAACAAGTGTGAAGAGGCCCTCCTGAGAGAGATCACTCCTTTCATGCCCAAAAATAACCCTCGGGCGAGTCATTTTAGTGTTCAAGTCTATCTACCTGAACCTAAAGAGACCAATATGAAGGCTTTGATCACCTTTGATGGCAGATTACATTTGGAGGCTGCAAAAGCTTTGGAGCAAATTGATGGAAAGGTATTGCCTGGTTTTTTGCCTTGGCAGAAGATAAAGTGCCAGCAATTGTTTCACACCTCTTTATCATGTCCCGCACCTGTCTATTACGTTATCAAAGAGCAACTGGAAGATTTGCTTGCAAATTTCAAGGAAATTGAAG GGGCAGAATGTCATTCGGACAGGACATCAAATGGTTGCTTTCGAGTGAGAATTTCTGCCAATGCAACAAGAACCGTGGCAGAGATGAGAAGACCTGTGGAAGAGCTTATGAGAGGGAAGACTGTTGACCACCCTAGTCTCACTCCTGCTGTAGTACAGATTCTTTTCTCCAGAGATGGCATCACTCTCTTGAAATCACTCCGGCAAGAGACTGGAACCTGGATATTATTCGACAGGCACACGTTGAAATTGAACGTGTTTGGATCTTCAGAGAAAATTGCTGAAGCAGAGGAGAAACTCATCACAACCCTTGTAAACCTTAATAAAAGCAAGCAACTTGAAATTCGACTTCGTGGTAGGGATCTGCCTCCTGATCTGATGAAGGAAGTTGTCAAGACATTTGGGCCCAACCTTGATGGACTTAAAGAAAAGGTACCTGATTCTGAAATCTGTCTTAATGCTGGTCGCCACATCATCTTTATGAAGGGCAATAAGGAGATGAAGGAAAAGGTAGAGGAGATTATTTATGATTTGGCGAAGGCTATTGGTTCTTCATCAGAGACACCTAATGAAGCGGTGGTAGCCGCAGAAGATTCCTGCCCGATTTGCTTTTGCGAGGTTGAGGATGGCTACCGGCTTGAGGGCTGTTCACATCAATTCTGCCGGGCCTGTTTGGTGGAGCAGTGTGAATCTGCTATTAGAAACCTTGATAGTTTTCCCATATGCTGTGCTCATGAGGTTTGTGGGGCTCCTCTTTTGGTTTCTGATTTGAGATCATTATTGTCAGCTGAGAAATTGGATGAACTATTTCGTGCCTCCTTGGGTGCATATGTCGCTTCGAGTGGGGGGTTATACCGCTTTTGCCCCTCCCCGGACTGTCCTTCAGTTTATCGTGTCACTGGTCCTGGAATACTCCCTGAGCCGTTTCTCTGTGGAGCCTGCTATGCTGAGACTTGTACCAGGTGCCACTTGGAGCATCATCCTTATGTCTCCTGTGAGAGGTATCGGGAGTACAAGGAAGATCCTGATTTGTCTCTCAAGCAGTGGTGTTCGGGGAAAGACCATGTGAAGGAATGTCCACAGTGTGGGTACACAATAGAAAAGGTAGATGGTTGCAACCATATAGAGTGCAAGTGTGGAAGGCACCTCTGCTGGGCGTGCTTGAAATTATTCAGAACCAGCGAGGATTGCTATGACCATTTGAGGTCTGTTCATATGGCTATTATCTGA